The sequence AAAGTTGGTTTTTCATGGCATCATGTCTAAGTACTTACTATAAAGCAATTATTTAGCAATTCTCGTGACTTGAAGGAGTGCGTAAAACATGAAAATACCGAACCGTCTTATTAAAATTTTGTCGTTAGCCAACATAATAATCTTTCTATCCACGAATATTGCCTTGTCAGTACCGGTATATGCAGGAAGGGCGGCACTTGCACCAAAATCAGGGTTTGAAAAGAAACAAGAAACGGCCGCCTTCAAAAAACTGGATAACATGATACGGAAAAGCATTAAGGATGAAGTTTGGTTTAAATCAGACCCTAAAAAAAGCGATAGGACAAAAAATATTATCAGAGAAATAGAAAAGCTATTAAATGAACATTATAATATTACTTTTGCGATAAATGATGACGCATCAAATATTGATTTTTCCGCGACAGGATGGGCTAACAGGATTATGCCGATTATAATTACGCTGAAAGACGGCAAAAAATATATTTTAAAGAGTTTTTCCCCTCTTCATGCAAACGAAAATAAATTAGATGAAATTAGATTCATTTTGTCCTCACAAAAGAAAATGAAAGAACAAGGATTTCCTGTCCCCGGAATAAGAAAGACCTCAGCTGAGACAAAAGATATCCTGGATTACGCATTTAAACTTGACGGCTATTACTGGGTTTTGGAAGAATTTTTAGAAAAAGGTGAGTATCAAGAATCCTTCAAAACGGATTTTAATAAGGTTCTATCCTTAGTAAAAATGGCGGCCCGGATCCAGAATAAAATCGATATAACCAGCATAACCAAACCGGAAGGCAAGGAAAGCAAGGAAATTGCTGAGAGAGTTGCTGTAGAAAAATTCGATAAATATTTAAATAAATTAAAAGAAAAAACCTTTAGTACCTTTAGCGAAGGAAATCAGAGTGCTCTTGAGGATAGCCTTGATGGCAGACAGAAAATATTTGATGAACATGAGGAGTTCCTGCTGAAACAATTTGATATTGTTAAGAGCGGATATCCTTATGGCAAAAAAGTTGAATCTTTTATCCATGGCGATTTAGACAGTAACATGATTTATGTTGGGGATACAATTACGGGTATTTATGATTTTGGATCAGCAAGAAAAGATTACAAATTCAGAGAATTCCGGAACGGTATTATGGAACTTCTCTTTGAGAACCCTGACGGACAATATAAGAATCTTTCCTCTTTACTTGTGGCCTATCTTGTTGAATTAGATGAAGACAAGATGGTTAGTGAAGAAGAATTAATATTTTTGGTCAAAATTGCTTTAAAAGGTTATTTCCTTGATCTCATTTTTAATTATTGTCTTTTAAACAGATTTAACTATTTAGGTCCTGAAAAGGCCGAAAAATATATTGGATCATTCGGTAGATATGTAGAATTATTTGATTCAGATGAAAAAGTAACAACCTTTGTTAAAGGGGTGTTACGGGAAAAAGACTTCCGTAAATCGCTTAAAAAGCAAGGGACGCCACAGGAAACTGAGGATAAAGATGCCAAAGTCTACATGAGTGAGAAAGAAGTCTCTGAGTTTGTTAGCTCAATGGAGGACAAGATCCGTCAATTAGCCATAAAAGAAGGCGATCTAACTTGGCAGTTGTATACTACTATACTTAAGAAGGAATTGCCTCCCGATGAGAGGGAGGCGTATTTTGATCTGCTTAAAGAACAAAAAAGAAATATCCAAAAATACCTGGATGAAGGCAATGTCTACCTTGCTACACTTACTGAGGAGCAAAGAAAAGACTTAAAAGATCCTGAAAAACATGAGAAGTGCTTTGTGAAACTTCCTGATGAAGGTAAAAAATTCTTGAGGAATATGGGAATAGCGGGGGTATATGATGCCCTGCTTAATAAGGAGCAAAAGGAAATTATACGAGACCCGGCAAAAAGAGAAGCCCTAATTGATGCAATGACCGAACAAGAAAAGGCAATTTTGGGCGAAGATAAAGTATTTCTAATTGATTTTTCCAAAGAAAAGGAACTTTTAAAAGCGGGAATAGAAGAGTGCCAGCAGGAAACGCTTGAGATAGTGTCAGACGAAAAACTGTTTGAAGATGTTCTTGGATTTAAACGTATGGATATTAAAGATCCTCTTCTTGTAAGAAGGATTAATTCTCTTTATTTTCTCCTGCTTGGAGGGCAGGTATCAAATTCTAAAGAAGTTAGCGAGTTGGATATAAAGTTAAAAGAAGAATTTATGGCATATCCCATGATATATGAAGGTAAGTCCGTTGATGACACTATAATAAACGAACAGATCCTAAGGTTTGAGCCGGACAGAAATAAAAGGAAAAATGCCTGGATGCTTATGGTCGAACGCGGCAAGGCATTGTTTGAAAAGAAACTTGATTTGGTAAGGTTGCAGAATAAAAAGACGCGGGAATTAGCTGAAAAATACAACCTTCCCTACAAAAATTATTTTGAGCTGGTCGCGGCTACTAAAGAGTTAGATTATGACGAGTTTATGAAATTAATGGGAGCCGTAAAAGATGCTACAGACGAAGAAACTGAAAAAGTAATTGAGGAACAAAAAAAGATATTGGGTGTTGAGAGGCTGGAACCGTGGGATGTTTTGTATGCGTCTCATGAAACATACGAACAGGTTGAGAAGAAATACTATCCCAAAGAAAAGGCGCACGAAAGGATGGTATGGACATTTAAAGGTTTAGGCCTTGATACTTCAGGAATCGAATATGACATGAACCCGAGAGAAGGGAAACTAAGCGAGAAATTCCCGCATCCCGGCGTTTGTTTTACAATAGACCCGATAGATAAAGATATCAGGCTTTTAGCAACGCCTCTTGACGGCAGTTTTGCCGCGGATGCGGTTAATCACGAATATGGGCATGGCGTTCATTCATACTATACTGCTCAGCCGGGTTTCTTTTTAAACGGTTACAATATTGGCATAGCGGAAGGTATGGCAAGATTTACGGAAACTATGATAGTTGACCCTGATTGGTTAATGCA is a genomic window of Candidatus Ancaeobacter aquaticus containing:
- a CDS encoding M3 family metallopeptidase encodes the protein MKIPNRLIKILSLANIIIFLSTNIALSVPVYAGRAALAPKSGFEKKQETAAFKKLDNMIRKSIKDEVWFKSDPKKSDRTKNIIREIEKLLNEHYNITFAINDDASNIDFSATGWANRIMPIIITLKDGKKYILKSFSPLHANENKLDEIRFILSSQKKMKEQGFPVPGIRKTSAETKDILDYAFKLDGYYWVLEEFLEKGEYQESFKTDFNKVLSLVKMAARIQNKIDITSITKPEGKESKEIAERVAVEKFDKYLNKLKEKTFSTFSEGNQSALEDSLDGRQKIFDEHEEFLLKQFDIVKSGYPYGKKVESFIHGDLDSNMIYVGDTITGIYDFGSARKDYKFREFRNGIMELLFENPDGQYKNLSSLLVAYLVELDEDKMVSEEELIFLVKIALKGYFLDLIFNYCLLNRFNYLGPEKAEKYIGSFGRYVELFDSDEKVTTFVKGVLREKDFRKSLKKQGTPQETEDKDAKVYMSEKEVSEFVSSMEDKIRQLAIKEGDLTWQLYTTILKKELPPDEREAYFDLLKEQKRNIQKYLDEGNVYLATLTEEQRKDLKDPEKHEKCFVKLPDEGKKFLRNMGIAGVYDALLNKEQKEIIRDPAKREALIDAMTEQEKAILGEDKVFLIDFSKEKELLKAGIEECQQETLEIVSDEKLFEDVLGFKRMDIKDPLLVRRINSLYFLLLGGQVSNSKEVSELDIKLKEEFMAYPMIYEGKSVDDTIINEQILRFEPDRNKRKNAWMLMVERGKALFEKKLDLVRLQNKKTRELAEKYNLPYKNYFELVAATKELDYDEFMKLMGAVKDATDEETEKVIEEQKKILGVERLEPWDVLYASHETYEQVEKKYYPKEKAHERMVWTFKGLGLDTSGIEYDMNPREGKLSEKFPHPGVCFTIDPIDKDIRLLATPLDGSFAADAVNHEYGHGVHSYYTAQPGFFLNGYNIGIAEGMARFTETMIVDPDWLMQYARMPKDLIVEFLEARRKENLLKFRGVRHYIAIADFDRKIYEDPDQDLTKLYWDRCSDIIGLPSKDTVSDYYNWPRFAGLYHYIATTCYMPNDYANADFINAQNKTFLIREYGHILGNPAVGKWLIENYYRLGDSVEWQQMIEDATEEPINTKYYISEVLKPKDKLITEVNDAQRKYIDTIARVYKPFRNIKELSDKTSGLKDTNVVLVMVDSLLVDPEDYDKKEGKSLEKTTLDELIVILNQLVASGSNTKIAVINTGFLNDDADKILTSLKNKYKNNLLVETDPSKVEEKIGDQEIVKIGFKENADLLGKLDVTVKMPEKGMILSAFDFMYAAFSKDQNIEKHYSRRELERFAKEISCDFEATKRYTEDMMYFTREQFLIFA